A window of the Helianthus annuus cultivar XRQ/B chromosome 4, HanXRQr2.0-SUNRISE, whole genome shotgun sequence genome harbors these coding sequences:
- the LOC110937559 gene encoding dof zinc finger protein DOF2.5, with the protein MDAAQWPKDVMNDNQVQEKKVKPQHEQPLKCPRCNSTNTKFCYYNNYSLTQPRYFCKACKRYWTKGGSLRSVPVGGGSRKNKRPISSSTPSISKPIDLPQFSSQSFTTLEAQDLNLSSQQEYHHGGFSQFLKLPKIENRNVNFLSSSLTSESNAMFNETRFNLQDFKPTMGFPFQGNGIKYGGGFQGNQEDNEGIMFPFGVLNQQHSSRENGQSMGNGNSNGYWNGTLGGGSSTLYN; encoded by the exons ATGGATGCTGCTCAATGGCCAAAG GATGTTATGAATGATAACCAAGTGCAAGAAAAGAAGGTAAAGCCACAACATGAACAACCACTAAAGTGTCCAAGATGCAATTCAACCAACACCAAGTTTTGTTACTACAACAATTATAGCTTAACTCAACCAAGATACTTTTGCAAGGCTTGTAAGAGGTATTGGACTAAAGGTGGGTCGCTCCGAAGTGTTCCTGTGGGTGGCGGCTCAAGAAAGAACAAGCGGCCGATATCATCTTCAACACCATCCATCTCAAAACCAATTGATCTCCCACAATTCTCTTCTCAAAGTTTCACCACCCTTGAAGCTCAAGATCTTAACTTAAGTTCTCAACAAGAATACCATCATGGGGGGTTCTCTCAGTTTCTAAAGCTACCCAAGATTGAGAATAGAAATGTCAACTTTTTatcttcttctttgacttctGAATCAAATGCAATGTTCAATGAAACAAGGTTCAATCTACAAGATTTCAAGCCAACAATGGGTTTCCCTTTTCAAGGGAATGGAATCAAGTATGGAGGAGGCTTTCAGGGGAATCAAGAAGATAATGAGGGAATCATGTTCCCTTTTGGAGTGTTGAATCAACAACATTCATCAAGGGAGAATGGCCAAAGCATGGGAAATGGGAATTCAAATGGATATTGGAATGGAACTTTAGGTGGGGGGTCATCAACATTATATAACTAA